The Chitinophaga sp. Cy-1792 genome contains the following window.
GATAAATTTTTTTGAGGTGATGATTTTACGCACCGGCGTATCATCAAAAGCGATATCATCACGGATCAGCTTCAGGTCATCTGCCGAAGGCCCCCAGAAACCACCTCCAATAAAACTGTTATTATGTTCTATATGAAAATAATATCCGCCCCTACGCTGTTTGGTAGCCCGTTTGAAGCTTCCGCTCCAATGCGTTTTGTACGGCGTCTTATCATTGGAGAAACGGATATCCCTGTAAATCCTGTACAAGCTGTTTTTACCGGATGGCGTTTCGAGCACATCATGTTCATTCATTTTCTGCAATAGTGCTTCTGCAAATACTTCCATGGCCTGCCGGGCTTCCTCAAATTCCCCTTTATGTTCATTAAACCACTCTCTGTTATTATGCTGACCAAGTTTTTGAAGAAATTCAAAAGCTGTCGGGGAGATACCTGCCTTTTGTTTTTTAGCCATATGTTTTAAAATTTTATCCCGGGAGATAGCTGCAATGTACTA
Protein-coding sequences here:
- a CDS encoding DUF2461 domain-containing protein; protein product: MAKKQKAGISPTAFEFLQKLGQHNNREWFNEHKGEFEEARQAMEVFAEALLQKMNEHDVLETPSGKNSLYRIYRDIRFSNDKTPYKTHWSGSFKRATKQRRGGYYFHIEHNNSFIGGGFWGPSADDLKLIRDDIAFDDTPVRKIITSKKFIKTFGELEGEQLKTAPKGFPNDHPAIDLLRYKQFLLRRRFSDEEVLSPGFLEEADKTFQAMRPFFDYMSEVLSSDGNGV